From a region of the Corallococcus coralloides DSM 2259 genome:
- a CDS encoding HYR domain-containing protein, whose product MGMVSGRAWLSALALAVGAAPAFAQGEPAQMDPMTVRRVADVAGDPRLVLSPQSFDSHATVELNGRLYFLSGAPRPDGGTVNELWVTDGTAAGTRSLREWLPPSTRIDLGSLRATSHRLFFTATTDETGRELWTSDGTREGTHLTRELSPGQAHGMSLQAPVIALGDVVLFAPSGTGTTEFDLWKSDGTEAGTVPVKDIAQGPASLLTTGFVRAGDTVFFGALGPAGDELWRTDGTAAGTWMVRDLQPGLDSAFPRELTAVGRTLYFAAQNDRMGHSLWKTDGTTEGTVLVAEFPRPDAGNHLFNLTALGDRLFFTTFVPGGVALWRTDGTEASTRPVMIQSSKTFGGTSAQLIPVGHRLYMVSHDTLSGDSLWVTDGSPEGTRRLPSPTPLGREFIRGAAAWEGGLAFIRTTPTGANELWMTDGTLDGTVRQTRLPSGNANVPPTGLVPFQGALLTTAGDAWTPNAVWRLERDEASPTFVCPASRDVPSNNPAGTLTQGLAPVLMTGPVTASVRTTHPDDSMLPLYQPVLVTARAEDATGRLAYCATLMTSRDLTGPAINGCPTQLTMSTRSINGLPFYYPTPNIQDETSREVLVTYSPENGTVLPLGTTQVSMTAKDVAGNVTTCSFPVTIIDGQAPAGACKVNEVRVEAEGPHGAHAWWPEATPTDNISSKVTVTSTHASGDLFPLGLTRVELISTDEAGNSTTCEIQVRVRDSRPPVLTCPEDQTLTTAVMSGTRAEYPEATAADSVSEAELLYSPVVGTPLAPGLHAVQVTAIDKAGNAALCNFHVTVQYDPTSDMRTSMGCSVGSSSESAVGWVALVALAWTLSRRLKDGQPRA is encoded by the coding sequence ATGGGGATGGTCAGCGGTCGTGCGTGGCTTTCGGCGTTGGCGTTGGCGGTGGGCGCGGCCCCGGCGTTCGCGCAGGGCGAGCCCGCCCAGATGGATCCGATGACCGTGCGCCGGGTGGCGGACGTCGCCGGCGATCCCCGCCTGGTCCTCTCTCCCCAGAGCTTCGATTCGCACGCGACCGTGGAGCTGAACGGGCGCCTGTATTTCCTTTCCGGCGCGCCCCGGCCCGACGGCGGGACGGTCAACGAGCTGTGGGTGACCGACGGCACGGCGGCGGGCACCCGGTCGCTGCGGGAGTGGCTACCGCCCTCCACGCGCATCGACCTGGGGTCGCTGCGCGCCACGTCCCACCGGCTGTTCTTCACCGCGACCACGGACGAGACCGGTCGCGAGCTGTGGACGAGTGACGGCACGCGCGAGGGAACGCACCTCACGCGCGAGCTCAGCCCTGGCCAGGCCCACGGCATGTCCCTCCAGGCTCCGGTCATCGCGCTCGGGGACGTCGTGCTCTTCGCTCCGTCGGGCACGGGCACGACGGAGTTCGACCTCTGGAAGTCGGATGGCACCGAGGCGGGCACCGTGCCGGTCAAGGACATCGCCCAGGGCCCCGCGTCGCTGCTCACCACCGGCTTCGTGCGCGCGGGTGACACCGTCTTCTTCGGCGCGCTGGGCCCTGCGGGGGATGAGCTGTGGCGCACGGACGGCACTGCGGCGGGCACCTGGATGGTGCGGGACCTCCAGCCCGGGCTGGACAGCGCCTTTCCCCGGGAGCTCACCGCCGTGGGCCGCACCCTCTACTTCGCCGCCCAGAATGACCGGATGGGCCATTCGCTCTGGAAGACGGATGGCACGACGGAGGGCACGGTGCTCGTCGCGGAGTTTCCGCGCCCTGACGCGGGGAACCACCTCTTCAATCTCACCGCGCTGGGCGACAGGTTGTTCTTCACCACGTTCGTGCCGGGGGGCGTCGCGCTGTGGCGGACGGATGGCACCGAGGCGAGCACCCGGCCGGTGATGATCCAATCCTCGAAGACGTTCGGTGGGACCAGCGCGCAGCTCATCCCGGTGGGCCACCGGCTCTACATGGTGAGCCACGACACCCTCTCCGGGGACTCGCTGTGGGTGACGGACGGGAGCCCGGAGGGCACCCGGCGGCTTCCGAGCCCTACCCCGCTCGGTCGTGAATTCATCCGCGGCGCCGCTGCGTGGGAGGGCGGACTCGCCTTCATCCGGACGACGCCGACGGGGGCGAACGAACTGTGGATGACGGACGGCACCCTTGATGGCACGGTCCGGCAGACGCGGCTGCCGTCTGGCAACGCGAACGTCCCCCCCACGGGACTGGTGCCCTTCCAGGGCGCGCTGCTGACGACCGCGGGTGACGCGTGGACGCCGAACGCCGTGTGGCGGCTGGAGCGGGATGAGGCGTCGCCGACCTTCGTGTGCCCGGCCAGCCGGGACGTGCCCTCCAACAATCCCGCGGGCACCCTGACGCAGGGCTTGGCGCCGGTCCTGATGACCGGTCCGGTCACGGCCTCGGTGCGCACCACCCATCCGGACGACAGCATGCTGCCGCTCTACCAGCCCGTCCTCGTCACCGCGCGGGCCGAGGACGCCACGGGCCGGCTCGCGTACTGCGCCACCTTGATGACGTCGCGGGACCTGACGGGGCCGGCGATCAACGGCTGCCCGACCCAGCTGACCATGAGCACGCGGTCCATCAACGGCCTCCCCTTCTACTACCCGACCCCGAACATCCAGGACGAGACGAGCCGGGAAGTGCTCGTCACCTACAGTCCGGAGAACGGCACCGTGCTGCCCCTGGGCACCACCCAGGTGAGCATGACGGCGAAGGATGTGGCCGGCAATGTGACCACCTGCTCCTTCCCCGTCACCATCATTGACGGCCAGGCCCCCGCCGGCGCCTGCAAGGTGAACGAGGTCCGCGTGGAGGCGGAAGGGCCCCACGGCGCGCACGCCTGGTGGCCGGAGGCCACGCCCACCGACAACATCTCCAGCAAGGTCACCGTCACCAGCACGCACGCGTCCGGCGACCTGTTCCCGCTGGGCCTCACCCGCGTGGAGCTCATCAGCACCGACGAGGCGGGCAACAGCACCACGTGCGAGATCCAGGTCCGGGTACGCGACTCGCGTCCGCCCGTGCTCACCTGCCCGGAGGACCAGACGCTCACCACCGCGGTGATGTCCGGCACCCGCGCGGAGTACCCGGAGGCCACCGCCGCGGACAGCGTCTCCGAAGCGGAGCTCCTCTACAGCCCCGTCGTGGGCACGCCGCTCGCGCCGGGCCTGCACGCGGTGCAGGTCACCGCCATCGACAAGGCCGGCAACGCGGCGCTCTGCAACTTCCACGTGACCGTGCAGTACGACCCGACGAGCGACATGCGGACGAGCATGGGCTGCTCGGTGGGCAGCAGCTCGGAGTCGGCGGTGGGCTGGGTCGCGCTCGTCGCCCTCGCCTGGACGCTCAGCCGCCGTCTGAAGGACGGCCAGCCGCGCGCGTGA
- a CDS encoding DUF350 domain-containing protein — protein MDLTLFVVGLVKVVLGGLVAALGIGLSMRGLSRLLDSHPVEELRQGNVAAGLVHATSLVSLGLLVQHALKATGDAVDLAVQNPPVSSVSVLQLLGLALVHVALSLAVGVAVLALGVRLFDKMTPGIEELAEVRKGNIAAALLLCAFLLVIALLTAPGLQAALNGLIPFPQLPTGMLRAPA, from the coding sequence ATGGATCTCACCCTCTTCGTCGTCGGACTCGTGAAGGTCGTCCTCGGCGGCCTCGTGGCCGCGCTCGGCATTGGCCTGAGCATGCGCGGCCTGAGCCGCCTCCTGGACAGCCACCCCGTGGAGGAGCTGCGCCAGGGCAACGTCGCCGCCGGGCTGGTGCATGCGACGAGCCTCGTGTCGCTGGGCCTGCTGGTGCAGCACGCGCTGAAGGCCACGGGCGACGCGGTGGACCTGGCGGTGCAGAACCCGCCCGTGTCCTCCGTCTCGGTGCTCCAGCTGCTGGGGCTGGCGCTGGTGCACGTGGCGCTGTCGCTGGCGGTGGGCGTGGCGGTGCTCGCCCTGGGCGTGCGGCTGTTCGACAAGATGACGCCGGGCATCGAGGAGCTGGCGGAGGTGCGCAAGGGCAACATCGCCGCGGCGCTCCTCCTGTGCGCGTTCCTGCTGGTCATCGCGCTGCTCACCGCGCCGGGCCTCCAGGCCGCGCTCAACGGGCTCATCCCCTTCCCGCAGCTGCCCACCGGGATGCTGCGCGCGCCCGCCTGA
- a CDS encoding glycosyltransferase, with amino-acid sequence MASGMTAVAVGPLVCFAVVIQVGVLLLMVRNLRRGVEPRRASWSLMGGLCAAAALLTFAVTGDVVGMLPALVFTLLVAVPLCVGMQHDSAVRPLLVSNQLLLLGVSVLIALRWFWEAPALSSFAGHVLYAGWLLGLAVTVLQVPYQLAFNAAMLQPLLRRTFLRPTQALPARREAPLPRVTVHVPCYAEPPGMVIATLEALNRQDYPAFDVVVVDSNTRDPALWRPVQAWCASRAGRFHFVHVDPLSGAKGGALNLALRLTPARTQLVAVLDADYVCAPDFLSRLVGFFDDPSITYVQTPHDYRDWKGNRFLEGSYWEERLNNGLMFPGLNEWGGALIIGTACLIRRQALEAAGGWSETCLTEDTELSLRLVLREGQGLFLRQSFSHGLLPQDFEQLKAQRFRWTAGPCQQLRTHWRALLTTPRGRSGLVSEPRWIHVFCGLEALTGLLGRVPEALVTLGLLGLLLDGRTIPLPPEALILLGMGVLHGVVHDGLISRLLGCGARSMAAVKLVGAALSHTRRSARLWGFSRQPLAWRRTSKFKASSRGWRAALASTREELLAGSAWLALSGAFLARADLSPPDLFLGAAVMFGMKAFRCFFAPLVALWADAELRKAAKLALSPARPAAAAPATAAACRTAAESSPAASPPP; translated from the coding sequence ATGGCGAGCGGGATGACAGCGGTGGCGGTGGGCCCCCTGGTGTGCTTCGCCGTGGTGATTCAGGTGGGCGTCCTGCTGCTGATGGTTCGCAACCTGCGCCGCGGGGTGGAGCCGCGCCGCGCGAGCTGGAGCCTGATGGGAGGTCTTTGCGCGGCCGCCGCCCTCCTGACCTTCGCGGTGACCGGGGACGTGGTGGGGATGCTGCCCGCGCTCGTGTTCACACTGCTCGTCGCCGTCCCGCTCTGCGTGGGGATGCAACACGACTCGGCCGTGCGGCCCCTCCTCGTGTCGAACCAGCTGTTGTTGCTGGGGGTCTCGGTACTCATCGCGTTGCGCTGGTTCTGGGAGGCCCCGGCGCTGTCCTCCTTCGCGGGACACGTGCTGTATGCCGGGTGGCTCCTGGGCCTGGCCGTGACGGTGCTCCAGGTGCCCTACCAGCTGGCCTTCAACGCCGCGATGCTCCAGCCGCTGCTGCGGCGCACGTTCCTGCGTCCGACGCAGGCACTGCCCGCGCGTCGGGAGGCCCCGCTTCCCCGGGTGACGGTGCACGTCCCCTGCTACGCGGAGCCGCCTGGGATGGTCATCGCCACCCTGGAGGCGCTGAACCGGCAGGACTACCCGGCCTTCGACGTCGTCGTGGTGGACAGCAACACCCGGGACCCGGCGCTCTGGCGTCCGGTGCAGGCCTGGTGCGCGAGCCGGGCCGGGCGCTTCCACTTCGTCCATGTGGACCCCCTGTCGGGCGCGAAGGGTGGGGCGCTCAACCTGGCGTTGCGGCTGACACCCGCGCGGACGCAGCTGGTGGCCGTGCTGGACGCGGACTACGTCTGCGCGCCGGATTTCCTTTCAAGGCTGGTGGGCTTCTTCGACGACCCGTCCATCACCTACGTGCAGACGCCGCACGACTACCGTGACTGGAAGGGAAACCGATTCCTGGAGGGCTCCTACTGGGAGGAGCGGCTGAACAACGGGCTCATGTTCCCGGGCCTCAATGAGTGGGGCGGCGCGCTGATCATCGGGACCGCGTGTCTCATCCGGCGCCAGGCGCTGGAGGCGGCCGGGGGCTGGTCGGAGACGTGCCTGACGGAGGACACGGAGCTGTCCCTGCGGCTCGTCCTGCGAGAAGGGCAGGGACTCTTCCTGCGCCAGAGCTTCAGCCACGGCCTGCTGCCGCAGGACTTCGAGCAGCTCAAGGCGCAGCGCTTCCGCTGGACCGCGGGGCCGTGCCAGCAGCTGCGGACGCACTGGCGCGCGCTGCTGACCACGCCCCGCGGCAGGTCCGGCCTCGTGTCGGAACCGCGGTGGATCCATGTGTTCTGCGGGCTGGAGGCCCTGACCGGGCTGCTGGGGCGGGTGCCGGAGGCCCTGGTGACGCTGGGTCTGCTGGGGCTGCTGCTCGACGGGCGAACGATTCCCCTGCCGCCGGAGGCCCTCATCCTGTTGGGCATGGGAGTCCTCCATGGGGTCGTGCACGATGGGTTGATCAGCCGGCTGCTCGGATGCGGGGCCCGGTCCATGGCGGCGGTGAAACTCGTCGGCGCGGCCTTGAGCCACACCCGGCGGAGCGCGCGGCTCTGGGGCTTCTCCCGTCAGCCCCTGGCCTGGCGGCGCACCAGCAAGTTCAAGGCGTCCTCGCGAGGGTGGCGGGCCGCGCTTGCCTCCACGCGCGAGGAGCTGTTGGCGGGCAGCGCGTGGCTCGCTCTTTCGGGCGCGTTCCTCGCCAGGGCGGACCTCTCTCCACCGGACCTGTTCCTGGGGGCCGCCGTGATGTTCGGGATGAAGGCGTTCCGGTGCTTCTTCGCGCCGCTCGTGGCCCTCTGGGCGGACGCGGAGCTGCGCAAGGCGGCGAAGCTCGCGCTCAGCCCTGCACGTCCGGCAGCGGCAGCACCCGCCACAGCTGCGGCTTGTCGTACTGCGGCGGAATCATCCCCAGCGGCCAGCCCTCCGCCGTGA
- a CDS encoding chitosanase: MAVSRTWMTGLTAGLVALAGGCGDAGDTVVPSAVEQALGACTHSVTTNTYNGPDYWGTLVIKNTGTVAIANPVIALDVPSGVTCDDDQPGWTHTQSGRTCTFTRTSSLTVAVNASYTFNYSTNSNTSFTAANVKVQSDSCGGTSPGGSGLTANQKKVAEGLTSIWENDTPTLDYAYSENIGDGRGYTNGRAGFCTGTGDAIQVVQCYRALRTEANGNRLAKYWNGLTVINNRFLSTGQSQASTAELDAVGNWTADWAASFNTAATQADFKQCQDQVSDALYYTPTINEAAKWGLTQALTKAALYDASINHGFSGMKDLIRQANTALGNSGQVAPVVGYNGITESAFLQKFLEKRRDVLAGDSTWVEAVDRVAAYEKQRRRGNWDLGTALRNDVRARDCWTTAYPASGYTVRSINPDGTWSTPSSYTYSCQ; encoded by the coding sequence ATGGCTGTTTCACGGACGTGGATGACGGGGCTCACGGCGGGGCTGGTGGCGCTGGCCGGCGGCTGTGGCGACGCCGGGGACACGGTGGTTCCGAGCGCGGTGGAGCAGGCGCTGGGCGCGTGCACGCACTCGGTGACGACGAACACGTACAACGGGCCGGACTACTGGGGCACGCTCGTCATCAAGAACACGGGGACGGTGGCCATCGCCAATCCGGTCATCGCGCTCGACGTGCCCTCGGGCGTGACGTGTGACGATGATCAACCCGGCTGGACGCACACACAGTCGGGCCGCACGTGCACCTTCACGCGCACGTCGTCGCTGACGGTGGCGGTGAACGCGTCCTACACGTTCAACTACTCCACCAACTCCAACACGTCCTTCACCGCGGCCAACGTGAAGGTCCAGTCCGACAGCTGCGGCGGCACGTCCCCTGGCGGCTCCGGCCTCACCGCGAACCAGAAGAAGGTGGCCGAAGGGCTGACGAGCATCTGGGAGAACGACACGCCCACGCTGGACTACGCCTATTCGGAGAACATCGGCGACGGGCGCGGCTACACCAACGGGCGCGCGGGCTTCTGCACCGGCACGGGCGACGCCATCCAGGTGGTGCAGTGCTACCGGGCCCTGCGCACCGAGGCCAATGGCAACCGCCTGGCGAAGTACTGGAACGGGCTCACCGTCATCAACAACCGCTTCCTGTCCACCGGCCAGTCCCAGGCCTCCACGGCGGAGCTGGATGCCGTGGGCAACTGGACCGCGGACTGGGCGGCCAGCTTCAACACCGCCGCCACCCAGGCGGACTTCAAGCAGTGCCAGGACCAGGTGAGCGACGCGCTCTATTACACGCCCACCATCAACGAGGCCGCGAAGTGGGGCCTCACCCAGGCGCTCACCAAGGCCGCGCTCTACGACGCGTCCATCAACCACGGCTTCTCCGGCATGAAGGACCTCATCCGCCAGGCCAACACGGCCCTGGGCAACAGCGGCCAGGTGGCGCCGGTGGTGGGCTACAACGGCATCACGGAGTCCGCCTTCCTCCAGAAGTTCCTGGAGAAGCGCCGCGACGTGCTGGCCGGGGACTCCACCTGGGTGGAGGCGGTGGACCGCGTGGCCGCGTACGAGAAGCAGCGCCGCCGCGGCAACTGGGACCTGGGCACCGCCCTGCGCAACGACGTGCGCGCCCGCGACTGCTGGACGACGGCCTACCCGGCGAGCGGCTACACCGTGCGCAGCATCAACCCGGACGGCACCTGGAGCACGCCGTCCTCGTACACGTATTCCTGTCAGTAG
- a CDS encoding AAA domain-containing protein, whose protein sequence is MARDVSFFDRLGSLLAQEREAEKARMTSLAQGLTLREREEQGLSVLDLETVEEEVGLGGRILLTLARADRGRLPTRVSNGDLVAVLPRRAEVKDPAKALVSRATSTRIQLAFDREPPAYLSEGLLRLDVVPNDVTYERVRAGLQRVKAMDKGQERHKREVLLGNEPPRFDNTKDFTPTRPLNPEQQDAAMRALAAEDFFLVHGPPGTGKSTVLAEVAAQAVARGERLLCTAASNAAVDHLLELCLEQGLRAIRVGHPARVAARLQEHTLDIVVEEHPDRVVSRDLFDEAFDLFGYARRQRSQGRSRERFSNARSSTAEAKDLMDEARKLEKKAVKAVLARADVVCVTLASLGSGVLAGEEFDRALLDEATQATEPLALLGFLRAPKVVLAGDPQQLPPTVLSQEAAKAGLGTSLFERLLQDHGDEVKRMLREQYRMNAAIMAFPSKEMYGGELRAHPSVADRTLSSVLDSGSGAEVDAPPVLYLDTAGKGFDEEVEPTTHSLLNPGEATYVIARVRQLLSLGLAPREVAVIAPYSAQARHLREALEAVHPEVEVDTVDAFQGREKDAILVSMTRSNSEGQLGFLNDLRRMNVALTRARRHLFVVGDSATLSSHPFYARFIEGTQTDGGYRSAWEWPDPAEQ, encoded by the coding sequence ATGGCCCGTGACGTTTCGTTCTTCGACAGGCTCGGCTCGCTGCTCGCCCAGGAGCGCGAGGCCGAGAAGGCCCGCATGACCTCGCTCGCGCAAGGGCTCACCCTGCGCGAGCGCGAGGAACAGGGCCTGTCCGTGCTGGACCTGGAGACCGTCGAGGAGGAGGTGGGCCTGGGCGGCCGCATCCTCCTCACGCTCGCCCGCGCGGACCGGGGGAGGCTGCCCACGCGCGTGTCCAACGGCGACCTGGTGGCGGTGCTGCCCCGCCGCGCGGAGGTGAAGGACCCGGCGAAGGCGCTCGTGTCGCGCGCCACCTCCACCCGCATCCAGCTGGCCTTCGACCGCGAGCCGCCCGCCTACCTGTCCGAAGGGCTCCTGCGCCTGGACGTCGTCCCCAACGACGTCACCTACGAGCGCGTGCGCGCGGGCCTCCAGCGCGTGAAGGCGATGGACAAGGGCCAGGAGCGCCACAAGCGCGAGGTGCTCCTGGGCAACGAGCCCCCGCGCTTCGACAACACGAAGGACTTCACCCCCACCCGCCCGCTCAACCCGGAGCAGCAGGACGCCGCGATGCGCGCCCTGGCCGCGGAGGACTTCTTCCTGGTCCACGGCCCGCCCGGCACCGGCAAGTCCACCGTGCTGGCGGAAGTGGCGGCCCAGGCCGTGGCGCGCGGTGAGCGCCTGCTGTGCACGGCGGCCAGCAACGCCGCGGTGGACCACCTGCTGGAGCTGTGCCTGGAGCAGGGCCTGCGCGCCATCCGCGTGGGCCACCCCGCGCGCGTCGCCGCCCGCCTGCAGGAGCACACGCTGGACATCGTGGTGGAGGAGCACCCGGACCGCGTCGTCAGCCGCGACCTGTTCGACGAAGCCTTCGACCTCTTCGGCTACGCGCGGCGCCAGCGCAGCCAGGGCCGCAGCCGCGAGCGCTTCTCCAATGCCCGCTCCTCCACGGCCGAGGCCAAGGACCTGATGGACGAGGCGCGCAAGCTGGAAAAGAAGGCCGTGAAGGCCGTGCTCGCCCGCGCGGACGTGGTGTGCGTGACGCTCGCGAGCCTGGGCTCCGGCGTGCTCGCGGGCGAGGAGTTCGACCGCGCCCTCCTGGATGAAGCCACCCAGGCCACCGAGCCGCTGGCCTTGCTGGGCTTCCTGCGCGCGCCCAAGGTGGTGCTCGCCGGAGACCCGCAGCAGCTGCCGCCCACCGTGCTGTCCCAGGAGGCCGCCAAGGCGGGCCTGGGCACGAGCCTCTTCGAGCGCCTGCTCCAGGACCACGGCGACGAGGTGAAGCGCATGCTGCGCGAGCAGTACCGGATGAACGCCGCCATCATGGCCTTCCCCTCGAAGGAGATGTACGGCGGAGAGCTGCGCGCCCACCCGTCCGTGGCGGACCGCACGCTGAGCAGCGTGCTCGACTCCGGCTCGGGCGCGGAGGTGGACGCGCCGCCGGTGCTCTACCTGGACACCGCGGGCAAGGGCTTCGACGAAGAGGTGGAGCCCACCACGCACTCCCTCCTCAACCCGGGCGAGGCCACCTACGTCATCGCCCGCGTGCGCCAGCTCCTGTCACTGGGCCTGGCTCCACGCGAGGTCGCCGTCATCGCCCCGTACAGCGCCCAGGCCCGCCACCTGCGCGAGGCCCTGGAGGCCGTGCATCCCGAGGTGGAGGTGGACACCGTGGACGCGTTCCAGGGGCGGGAGAAGGACGCCATCCTGGTCAGCATGACCCGCTCCAACAGTGAGGGGCAGCTGGGCTTCCTCAACGACCTGCGCCGCATGAACGTGGCCCTCACCCGCGCCCGCCGGCACCTGTTCGTCGTGGGCGACTCCGCCA